The following are from one region of the Ruficoccus sp. ZRK36 genome:
- a CDS encoding LacI family DNA-binding transcriptional regulator has product MKRVTQEDIAKKAGVHRGTVSRTLSNHPGIPASTRERILRIAEELGYRPDPMLASLAAYRSSNRKSGYHGVLAWLVIYTNLKQFKWFRSKTFSLYHEGAKAQADKYGYQLEIFEFDQKKYTTKRMASILRARNVKGILLCPQSLPSTTIDFAWEDFSLITFGYTLSKPELHTVTATQYRAMQYTMKMMHERGYRKIAFVFDPKHDERADNNYLSAYLSAQHKIGEAPIIYSYHVEAPEGLPAFLKEQRKEGKTIDALVVGDHLIMRKCPSIGLRLPEDYPAACPLLTDRDGKLSGVYEDSLHIGEVAVDLLTNMIMRGERGVPAKVRRVHIEGVWIEGETLPSKL; this is encoded by the coding sequence GCTCAGTAACCATCCGGGAATCCCTGCCTCGACTCGCGAGCGAATCCTGCGCATTGCTGAAGAGCTGGGCTATCGCCCTGACCCGATGCTGGCATCCCTGGCCGCCTATCGATCGAGTAATAGAAAGAGCGGCTACCATGGTGTGCTGGCATGGCTTGTTATATACACGAACCTCAAGCAATTTAAATGGTTTCGCTCCAAAACTTTTTCTTTGTACCACGAGGGAGCTAAAGCGCAGGCGGACAAATATGGCTACCAACTGGAGATTTTTGAGTTCGATCAGAAAAAGTACACCACGAAGCGGATGGCCTCCATCTTGAGGGCCCGGAACGTCAAAGGCATACTCTTGTGCCCACAATCGCTTCCCTCCACGACTATCGATTTCGCGTGGGAAGATTTTTCGCTGATTACCTTTGGCTACACCCTGAGTAAGCCGGAGCTGCATACCGTGACGGCGACTCAGTATCGCGCCATGCAGTACACAATGAAAATGATGCATGAGCGCGGCTATCGCAAAATCGCATTTGTGTTCGACCCCAAACACGATGAGCGCGCCGACAATAACTATCTTTCTGCCTACTTATCGGCGCAGCATAAGATTGGCGAAGCGCCCATCATTTATAGTTATCATGTAGAGGCCCCTGAAGGCTTACCGGCCTTCCTGAAGGAGCAGAGAAAAGAGGGTAAGACTATCGATGCACTGGTCGTAGGCGACCATCTCATCATGCGCAAGTGTCCCAGCATCGGCCTGCGCCTACCCGAAGACTACCCAGCGGCTTGCCCGCTCCTGACTGATCGTGACGGCAAGTTGTCCGGGGTTTATGAGGACTCCCTCCACATCGGGGAAGTTGCGGTGGACTTGCTCACCAACATGATCATGCGGGGTGAGCGTGGTGTGCCCGCAAAGGTGCGTCGCGTGCACATCGAAGGCGTATGGATAGAGGGGGAGACCCTGCCTTCAAAGTTATAG